The following are encoded together in the Oscarella lobularis chromosome 10, ooOscLobu1.1, whole genome shotgun sequence genome:
- the LOC136191883 gene encoding uncharacterized protein KIAA0825 homolog isoform X3, whose amino-acid sequence MYKGIQMAEQSAWATSTVDEQLRRVDELLETNQKRRESSLLPLANPFSHLGVYYCRLDEEANAFVSAVQDLVGRTVGDYTAAMECLESENGTCQHLDVSVTEDLLQFLLSECDKRPTGGSCVLDLLQYLIFEVGLVFPIAYEPTVAASSTFLHEIPSAEYARDALALWCQLRAYLRRYCVEQLGHMTTSAAAATELSGLIGLERRRLVVAQCLLYKVPVVGKWYMQLRKKDFELETACSFTDVSPLDDFVKSVNIAKRMISDDVEILRDDAFMNDAELAPLTYMEDVYVSLLQKKLEKVADDLCRCRVTALPLDALILIGRAMRQCQDFELFVQTVIWECSGHTEDDSRSSSSLSSSPRLVPEPFLKNVLDLLPGVSPPAHLIGRQRRRLPPLSPLLEPIDEAKIATHKKRYKEKESRFCWKWSRLFDSYGSTLAEIVNRDVVAAIQSEIDIEVAAFKESRKFTCHKLKDGDAQQSKIVTESCFRIVNALDAVFPVVSLPSGQLCIPVKRAFVAVLQFIASSFLSELAKVTVLVPREAHVQCYYVALSSAAHLQNKVAQYVHALNDEEDSVVAVSRQIATWIVDQKHLIVDYHIQSTVTVVLQDAESNYYADPKPFYEDERCSFGIQMWNYTLKALRHDLWTTLPPALAKPLFRQIFVSGLSVLSARYDSVDVSESRRDQFRSDIIALVSIVGSFVWSVANSPSDFIQEEEEEENVRESSTNSLLEINSHCNKLLDIWKTTGKDPQEIVTSKESISGNVSAAWLSQIEPSIFERTGPKHLFVVLKWLAEQPLPDWTVLLEALVKDDCFLAALLLAQNSSWQLHKCLFTVLSKAPLPSDSLAKAFAKVAEREGFLDDEENPKQDVCSTTLFRLLNIHIKPLLERLLVSIIDCCCSLASRQERKEIALPAVFRRFVKETEIPCENSPELRDFISSTIEEFPLRLLSLPRSVLLLLHSLDRSGVGTNTARIIGYICRDILTSIMSSSFVVHISNAHSLVARSQDLIVELLCSTELSRKLTLALARTSSGAASTLCSPIEGSEGLRYLYTVVKVNLEWLANNWKIGSMPYLSPFAQKSSVVVVKLVLPNDSDHLAKEIFIPALAYNQIGMRRFDHGGIKRANAF is encoded by the exons ATGTACAAAGGAATTCAAATGGCGGAACAGTCGGCGTGGGCGACGTCGACCGTGGACGAGCAGTTgagacgagtcgacgagctGCTCGAGACGAATCAGAAACGGCGAGAGAGCTCCCTTCTCCCCCTCGCGAACCCCTTTTCACACCTCGGTGTCTACTACTGTAGACTCGATGAAGAGGCGAACGCGTTCGTCAGCGCCGTTCAGGACCTTGTTGGAAGAACGGTGGGAGACTATACAGCGGCAATGGAATGCttggaaagcgaaaacgGCACCTGCCAGCATCTAGACGTTTCCGTGACGGAAGACTTGCTTCAATTTCTC TTGAGTGAATGCGATAAGCGGCCTACAGGCGGATCCTGCGTCCTCGATTTGCTTCAGTACTTGATTTTTGAAGTGGGCCTAGTGTTTCCGATTGCCTATGAACCAACGGTGGCGGCTAGCAGTACTTTTTTGCACGAGATTCCTTCGGCGGAATACGCTCGCGATGCACTGGCGCTGTGGTGTCAGTTGCGCGCGTATCTTCGCCGCTACTGCGTCGAACAGTTGGGTCATATGACCACttcggctgctgctgcgacCGAGTTGTCCGGGTTGATTGgactcgaacgacgacgtctcgttgTCGCCCAGTGTCTACTCTACAAGGTCCCCGTCGTTGGGAAATGGTATATGCAGTTGAGAAAGAAGGACTTTGAGTTGGAGACTGCTTGCAGCTTTACAGACGTATCCCCTTTAGACGATTTTGTGAAGAGCGTCAACATAGCGAAGCGGATGAttagcgacgacgttgaaatTTTAAGAGACGACGCATTTATGAACGACGCCGAGCTTGCTCCATTGACTTATATGGAAGATGTCTACGTTTCGCTCTTGCAGAAGAAACTGGAAAAGGTAGCCGACGATTTGTGCCGGTGCCGAGTGACTGCGCTGCCTTTGGATGCTCTGATCTTGATCGGAAGAGCTATGAGGCAGTGCCAAGATTTTGAACTGTTTGTTCAAACTGTCATTTGGGAATGCTCTGGACATACTGAGGATGATAgtcgttcgtcttcgtcacttTCCTCGTCTCCCAGACTGGTGCCCGAGCCATTTTTAAAGAACGTGTTAGACTTGCTTCCTGGCGTTAGTCCACCTGCGCATTTGATAGGTCGCCAGAGGAGACGGCTGCCTCCGTTGTCGCCCCTATTGGAGCCCATCGATGAAGCAAAAATAGCCACTCATAAGAAGCGttacaaagaaaaggagagtcGATTCTGTTGGAAGTGGAGCCGATTGTTCGACTCGTATGGGAGTACATTGGCCGAGATCGTgaatcgcgacgtcgttgctgCAATTCAATCCGAAATCGATATCGAGGTCGCCGCTTTTAAAGAATCAAGAAAATTCACGTGCCATAAATTGAAAGACG GTGACGCACAGCAGTCAAAGATAGTTACAGAG TCTTGTTTTAGAATAGTCAATGCCTTGGACGCCGTGTTCCCTGTGGTATCCCTTCCGTCAGGTCAGCTTTGTATCCCAGTCAAACGGGCTTTCGTAGCGGTTCTTCAATTCATTGCCTCGTCGTTTCTAAGCGAACTCGCGAAA GTTACCGTCTTGGTGCCTCGAGAGGCTCACGTCCAGTGCTACTATGTCGCACTAAGTTCAGCTGCTCATCTTCAAAATAAAGTAGCTCAATACGTACACGCACTcaacgatgaagaagacag CGTTGTTGCTGTAAGCAGACAGATTGCAACGTGGATTGTCGACCAGAAGCATCTGATAGTTGACTATCACATTCAGAGCACCGTCACAGTCGTCCTTCAGGACGCTGAAAGCAATTACTATGCGGATCCCAAACCATTTTACGAA GACGAGAGGTGTTCGTTCGGAATTCAGATGTGGAATTATACGTTGAAGGCACTGAGGCATGATCTGTGGACGACGCTTCCACCTGCGTTAGCCAAGCCGTTATTTCGTCAAATTTTCGTCAGCGGATTATCCGTGCTTTCGGCGCGATACGATTCAGTCGATGTGTCTGAATCAAGAAGGGATCAGTTTAG GTCTGACATTATTGCTTTGGTGTCTATTGTCGGTAGCTTTGTGTGGTCTGTTGCAAATTCGCCGTCAGATTTTAttcaggaggaggaggaggaggagaacgtCAGAGAAAGTTCTACTAACTCTCTACTAGAAATCAACAGTCACTGCAACAAGCTTCTGGACATTTGGAAAACGACTGGAAAAGATCCGCAGGAAATAGTCACTTCAAAAGAGTCAATTTCAGGGAACGTTTCAGCAGCATGGCTATCACAAATAGAACCGTCGATATTCGAAAG AACTGGTCCCAAGCACCTTTTTGTGGTACTCAAGTGGCTTGCTGAGCAGCCACTGCCTGATTGGACTGTACTCCTTGAG gctCTTGTGAAAGACGACTGTTTTCTCGCTGCTCTTCTCTTGGCTCAAAATTCTTCATGGCAATTGCACAAGTGTCTCTTCACCGTTTTGAGTAAGGCGCCTCTTCCCTCTGACAGTCTGGCAAAGGCGTTTGCAAAAGTAGCTGAAAG AGAGGGTTTTTtggatgacgaagagaacCCTAAGCAGGACGTG TGCAGTACTACTTTGTTTAGGCTACTGAACATCCATATAAAGCCTCTTTTGGAAAG GTTGTTGGTTTCTATTATTGACTGCTGCTGCAGTCTTGCAAGTCGTCAAGAACGGAAGGAAATTGCCCTTCCTGCCGTCTTTCGGCGATTTGTTAAGGAAACCGAAATTCCCTGTGAGAACAGCCCAG AACTTCGCGACTTCATATCCTCTACTATAGAGGAATTTCCATTACGCCTCCTGAGCCTTCCGCGCTCCGTTCTTCTTTTACTGCACAGCCTTGATCGTTCTGGAGTAGGCACCAACACTGCCAGA ATTATTGGCTACATTTGTAGAGATATTCTGACGTCTATCATGTCAAGTTCCTTTGTCGTACACATATCGAATGCTCATTCGTTGGTTGCGAGAAGCCAAGACTTGATTGTGGAGCTTCTATGTTCAACAG AGTTGAGCAGAAAACTGACGCTTGCATTGGCAAG GACTTCATCTGGCGCTGCAAGCACCCTGTGCTCTCCTATAGAAG GGAGTGAGGGTCTGCGTTATCTTTATACAGTTGTCAAAGTCAATTTG GAGTGGCTGGCCAATAATTGGAAAATAGGCTCTATGCCGTACCTATCGCCGTTTGCTCAAAAATCATCAGTGGTAGTAGTCAAGTTGGTTTTGCCTAATGACTCGGACCACCTCGCGAAAGAAATTTTCATTCCAGCACTCGCATACAATCAGATTGGTATGCGTCGCTTCGATCACGGCGGCATCAAGCGAGCAAATGCTTTTTAG
- the LOC136191883 gene encoding uncharacterized protein KIAA0825 homolog isoform X4, which translates to MYKGIQMAEQSAWATSTVDEQLRRVDELLETNQKRLDEEANAFVSAVQDLVGRTVGDYTAAMECLESENGTCQHLDVSVTEDLLQFLLSECDKRPTGGSCVLDLLQYLIFEVGLVFPIAYEPTVAASSTFLHEIPSAEYARDALALWCQLRAYLRRYCVEQLGHMTTSAAAATELSGLIGLERRRLVVAQCLLYKVPVVGKWYMQLRKKDFELETACSFTDVSPLDDFVKSVNIAKRMISDDVEILRDDAFMNDAELAPLTYMEDVYVSLLQKKLEKVADDLCRCRVTALPLDALILIGRAMRQCQDFELFVQTVIWECSGHTEDDSRSSSSLSSSPRLVPEPFLKNVLDLLPGVSPPAHLIGRQRRRLPPLSPLLEPIDEAKIATHKKRYKEKESRFCWKWSRLFDSYGSTLAEIVNRDVVAAIQSEIDIEVAAFKESRKFTCHKLKDGDAQQSKIVTESCFRIVNALDAVFPVVSLPSGQLCIPVKRAFVAVLQFIASSFLSELAKVTVLVPREAHVQCYYVALSSAAHLQNKVAQYVHALNDEEDSVVAVSRQIATWIVDQKHLIVDYHIQSTVTVVLQDAESNYYADPKPFYEDERCSFGIQMWNYTLKALRHDLWTTLPPALAKPLFRQIFVSGLSVLSARYDSVDVSESRRDQFRSDIIALVSIVGSFVWSVANSPSDFIQEEEEEENVRESSTNSLLEINSHCNKLLDIWKTTGKDPQEIVTSKESISGNVSAAWLSQIEPSIFERTGPKHLFVVLKWLAEQPLPDWTVLLEALVKDDCFLAALLLAQNSSWQLHKCLFTVLSKAPLPSDSLAKAFAKVAEREGFLDDEENPKQDVCSTTLFRLLNIHIKPLLERLLVSIIDCCCSLASRQERKEIALPAVFRRFVKETEIPCENSPEAELRDFISSTIEEFPLRLLSLPRSVLLLLHSLDRSGVGTNTARIIGYICRDILTSIMSSSFVVHISNAHSLVARSQDLIVELLCSTELSRKLTLALARTSSGAASTLCSPIEGSEGLRYLYTVVKVNLEWLANNWKIGSMPYLSPFAQKSSVVVVKLVLPNDSDHLAKEIFIPALAYNQIGMRRFDHGGIKRANAF; encoded by the exons ATGTACAAAGGAATTCAAATGGCGGAACAGTCGGCGTGGGCGACGTCGACCGTGGACGAGCAGTTgagacgagtcgacgagctGCTCGAGACGAATCAGAAACG ACTCGATGAAGAGGCGAACGCGTTCGTCAGCGCCGTTCAGGACCTTGTTGGAAGAACGGTGGGAGACTATACAGCGGCAATGGAATGCttggaaagcgaaaacgGCACCTGCCAGCATCTAGACGTTTCCGTGACGGAAGACTTGCTTCAATTTCTC TTGAGTGAATGCGATAAGCGGCCTACAGGCGGATCCTGCGTCCTCGATTTGCTTCAGTACTTGATTTTTGAAGTGGGCCTAGTGTTTCCGATTGCCTATGAACCAACGGTGGCGGCTAGCAGTACTTTTTTGCACGAGATTCCTTCGGCGGAATACGCTCGCGATGCACTGGCGCTGTGGTGTCAGTTGCGCGCGTATCTTCGCCGCTACTGCGTCGAACAGTTGGGTCATATGACCACttcggctgctgctgcgacCGAGTTGTCCGGGTTGATTGgactcgaacgacgacgtctcgttgTCGCCCAGTGTCTACTCTACAAGGTCCCCGTCGTTGGGAAATGGTATATGCAGTTGAGAAAGAAGGACTTTGAGTTGGAGACTGCTTGCAGCTTTACAGACGTATCCCCTTTAGACGATTTTGTGAAGAGCGTCAACATAGCGAAGCGGATGAttagcgacgacgttgaaatTTTAAGAGACGACGCATTTATGAACGACGCCGAGCTTGCTCCATTGACTTATATGGAAGATGTCTACGTTTCGCTCTTGCAGAAGAAACTGGAAAAGGTAGCCGACGATTTGTGCCGGTGCCGAGTGACTGCGCTGCCTTTGGATGCTCTGATCTTGATCGGAAGAGCTATGAGGCAGTGCCAAGATTTTGAACTGTTTGTTCAAACTGTCATTTGGGAATGCTCTGGACATACTGAGGATGATAgtcgttcgtcttcgtcacttTCCTCGTCTCCCAGACTGGTGCCCGAGCCATTTTTAAAGAACGTGTTAGACTTGCTTCCTGGCGTTAGTCCACCTGCGCATTTGATAGGTCGCCAGAGGAGACGGCTGCCTCCGTTGTCGCCCCTATTGGAGCCCATCGATGAAGCAAAAATAGCCACTCATAAGAAGCGttacaaagaaaaggagagtcGATTCTGTTGGAAGTGGAGCCGATTGTTCGACTCGTATGGGAGTACATTGGCCGAGATCGTgaatcgcgacgtcgttgctgCAATTCAATCCGAAATCGATATCGAGGTCGCCGCTTTTAAAGAATCAAGAAAATTCACGTGCCATAAATTGAAAGACG GTGACGCACAGCAGTCAAAGATAGTTACAGAG TCTTGTTTTAGAATAGTCAATGCCTTGGACGCCGTGTTCCCTGTGGTATCCCTTCCGTCAGGTCAGCTTTGTATCCCAGTCAAACGGGCTTTCGTAGCGGTTCTTCAATTCATTGCCTCGTCGTTTCTAAGCGAACTCGCGAAA GTTACCGTCTTGGTGCCTCGAGAGGCTCACGTCCAGTGCTACTATGTCGCACTAAGTTCAGCTGCTCATCTTCAAAATAAAGTAGCTCAATACGTACACGCACTcaacgatgaagaagacag CGTTGTTGCTGTAAGCAGACAGATTGCAACGTGGATTGTCGACCAGAAGCATCTGATAGTTGACTATCACATTCAGAGCACCGTCACAGTCGTCCTTCAGGACGCTGAAAGCAATTACTATGCGGATCCCAAACCATTTTACGAA GACGAGAGGTGTTCGTTCGGAATTCAGATGTGGAATTATACGTTGAAGGCACTGAGGCATGATCTGTGGACGACGCTTCCACCTGCGTTAGCCAAGCCGTTATTTCGTCAAATTTTCGTCAGCGGATTATCCGTGCTTTCGGCGCGATACGATTCAGTCGATGTGTCTGAATCAAGAAGGGATCAGTTTAG GTCTGACATTATTGCTTTGGTGTCTATTGTCGGTAGCTTTGTGTGGTCTGTTGCAAATTCGCCGTCAGATTTTAttcaggaggaggaggaggaggagaacgtCAGAGAAAGTTCTACTAACTCTCTACTAGAAATCAACAGTCACTGCAACAAGCTTCTGGACATTTGGAAAACGACTGGAAAAGATCCGCAGGAAATAGTCACTTCAAAAGAGTCAATTTCAGGGAACGTTTCAGCAGCATGGCTATCACAAATAGAACCGTCGATATTCGAAAG AACTGGTCCCAAGCACCTTTTTGTGGTACTCAAGTGGCTTGCTGAGCAGCCACTGCCTGATTGGACTGTACTCCTTGAG gctCTTGTGAAAGACGACTGTTTTCTCGCTGCTCTTCTCTTGGCTCAAAATTCTTCATGGCAATTGCACAAGTGTCTCTTCACCGTTTTGAGTAAGGCGCCTCTTCCCTCTGACAGTCTGGCAAAGGCGTTTGCAAAAGTAGCTGAAAG AGAGGGTTTTTtggatgacgaagagaacCCTAAGCAGGACGTG TGCAGTACTACTTTGTTTAGGCTACTGAACATCCATATAAAGCCTCTTTTGGAAAG GTTGTTGGTTTCTATTATTGACTGCTGCTGCAGTCTTGCAAGTCGTCAAGAACGGAAGGAAATTGCCCTTCCTGCCGTCTTTCGGCGATTTGTTAAGGAAACCGAAATTCCCTGTGAGAACAGCCCAG AAGCAGAACTTCGCGACTTCATATCCTCTACTATAGAGGAATTTCCATTACGCCTCCTGAGCCTTCCGCGCTCCGTTCTTCTTTTACTGCACAGCCTTGATCGTTCTGGAGTAGGCACCAACACTGCCAGA ATTATTGGCTACATTTGTAGAGATATTCTGACGTCTATCATGTCAAGTTCCTTTGTCGTACACATATCGAATGCTCATTCGTTGGTTGCGAGAAGCCAAGACTTGATTGTGGAGCTTCTATGTTCAACAG AGTTGAGCAGAAAACTGACGCTTGCATTGGCAAG GACTTCATCTGGCGCTGCAAGCACCCTGTGCTCTCCTATAGAAG GGAGTGAGGGTCTGCGTTATCTTTATACAGTTGTCAAAGTCAATTTG GAGTGGCTGGCCAATAATTGGAAAATAGGCTCTATGCCGTACCTATCGCCGTTTGCTCAAAAATCATCAGTGGTAGTAGTCAAGTTGGTTTTGCCTAATGACTCGGACCACCTCGCGAAAGAAATTTTCATTCCAGCACTCGCATACAATCAGATTGGTATGCGTCGCTTCGATCACGGCGGCATCAAGCGAGCAAATGCTTTTTAG
- the LOC136191883 gene encoding uncharacterized protein KIAA0825 homolog isoform X2, whose product MYKGIQMAEQSAWATSTVDEQLRRVDELLETNQKRRESSLLPLANPFSHLGVYYCRLDEEANAFVSAVQDLVGRTVGDYTAAMECLESENGTCQHLDVSVTEDLLQFLLSECDKRPTGGSCVLDLLQYLIFEVGLVFPIAYEPTVAASSTFLHEIPSAEYARDALALWCQLRAYLRRYCVEQLGHMTTSAAAATELSGLIGLERRRLVVAQCLLYKVPVVGKWYMQLRKKDFELETACSFTDVSPLDDFVKSVNIAKRMISDDVEILRDDAFMNDAELAPLTYMEDVYVSLLQKKLEKVADDLCRCRVTALPLDALILIGRAMRQCQDFELFVQTVIWECSGHTEDDSRSSSSLSSSPRLVPEPFLKNVLDLLPGVSPPAHLIGRQRRRLPPLSPLLEPIDEAKIATHKKRYKEKESRFCWKWSRLFDSYGSTLAEIVNRDVVAAIQSEIDIEVAAFKESRKFTCHKLKDGDAQQSKIVTESCFRIVNALDAVFPVVSLPSGQLCIPVKRAFVAVLQFIASSFLSELAKVTVLVPREAHVQCYYVALSSAAHLQNKVAQYVHALNDEEDSVVAVSRQIATWIVDQKHLIVDYHIQSTVTVVLQDAESNYYADPKPFYEDERCSFGIQMWNYTLKALRHDLWTTLPPALAKPLFRQIFVSGLSVLSARYDSVDVSESRRDQFRSDIIALVSIVGSFVWSVANSPSDFIQEEEEEENVRESSTNSLLEINSHCNKLLDIWKTTGKDPQEIVTSKESISGNVSAAWLSQIEPSIFERTGPKHLFVVLKWLAEQPLPDWTVLLEALVKDDCFLAALLLAQNSSWQLHKCLFTVLSKAPLPSDSLAKAFAKVAEREGFLDDEENPKQDVCSTTLFRLLNIHIKPLLERLLVSIIDCCCSLASRQERKEIALPAVFRRFVKETEIPCENSPAELRDFISSTIEEFPLRLLSLPRSVLLLLHSLDRSGVGTNTARIIGYICRDILTSIMSSSFVVHISNAHSLVARSQDLIVELLCSTELSRKLTLALARTSSGAASTLCSPIEGSEGLRYLYTVVKVNLEWLANNWKIGSMPYLSPFAQKSSVVVVKLVLPNDSDHLAKEIFIPALAYNQIGMRRFDHGGIKRANAF is encoded by the exons ATGTACAAAGGAATTCAAATGGCGGAACAGTCGGCGTGGGCGACGTCGACCGTGGACGAGCAGTTgagacgagtcgacgagctGCTCGAGACGAATCAGAAACGGCGAGAGAGCTCCCTTCTCCCCCTCGCGAACCCCTTTTCACACCTCGGTGTCTACTACTGTAGACTCGATGAAGAGGCGAACGCGTTCGTCAGCGCCGTTCAGGACCTTGTTGGAAGAACGGTGGGAGACTATACAGCGGCAATGGAATGCttggaaagcgaaaacgGCACCTGCCAGCATCTAGACGTTTCCGTGACGGAAGACTTGCTTCAATTTCTC TTGAGTGAATGCGATAAGCGGCCTACAGGCGGATCCTGCGTCCTCGATTTGCTTCAGTACTTGATTTTTGAAGTGGGCCTAGTGTTTCCGATTGCCTATGAACCAACGGTGGCGGCTAGCAGTACTTTTTTGCACGAGATTCCTTCGGCGGAATACGCTCGCGATGCACTGGCGCTGTGGTGTCAGTTGCGCGCGTATCTTCGCCGCTACTGCGTCGAACAGTTGGGTCATATGACCACttcggctgctgctgcgacCGAGTTGTCCGGGTTGATTGgactcgaacgacgacgtctcgttgTCGCCCAGTGTCTACTCTACAAGGTCCCCGTCGTTGGGAAATGGTATATGCAGTTGAGAAAGAAGGACTTTGAGTTGGAGACTGCTTGCAGCTTTACAGACGTATCCCCTTTAGACGATTTTGTGAAGAGCGTCAACATAGCGAAGCGGATGAttagcgacgacgttgaaatTTTAAGAGACGACGCATTTATGAACGACGCCGAGCTTGCTCCATTGACTTATATGGAAGATGTCTACGTTTCGCTCTTGCAGAAGAAACTGGAAAAGGTAGCCGACGATTTGTGCCGGTGCCGAGTGACTGCGCTGCCTTTGGATGCTCTGATCTTGATCGGAAGAGCTATGAGGCAGTGCCAAGATTTTGAACTGTTTGTTCAAACTGTCATTTGGGAATGCTCTGGACATACTGAGGATGATAgtcgttcgtcttcgtcacttTCCTCGTCTCCCAGACTGGTGCCCGAGCCATTTTTAAAGAACGTGTTAGACTTGCTTCCTGGCGTTAGTCCACCTGCGCATTTGATAGGTCGCCAGAGGAGACGGCTGCCTCCGTTGTCGCCCCTATTGGAGCCCATCGATGAAGCAAAAATAGCCACTCATAAGAAGCGttacaaagaaaaggagagtcGATTCTGTTGGAAGTGGAGCCGATTGTTCGACTCGTATGGGAGTACATTGGCCGAGATCGTgaatcgcgacgtcgttgctgCAATTCAATCCGAAATCGATATCGAGGTCGCCGCTTTTAAAGAATCAAGAAAATTCACGTGCCATAAATTGAAAGACG GTGACGCACAGCAGTCAAAGATAGTTACAGAG TCTTGTTTTAGAATAGTCAATGCCTTGGACGCCGTGTTCCCTGTGGTATCCCTTCCGTCAGGTCAGCTTTGTATCCCAGTCAAACGGGCTTTCGTAGCGGTTCTTCAATTCATTGCCTCGTCGTTTCTAAGCGAACTCGCGAAA GTTACCGTCTTGGTGCCTCGAGAGGCTCACGTCCAGTGCTACTATGTCGCACTAAGTTCAGCTGCTCATCTTCAAAATAAAGTAGCTCAATACGTACACGCACTcaacgatgaagaagacag CGTTGTTGCTGTAAGCAGACAGATTGCAACGTGGATTGTCGACCAGAAGCATCTGATAGTTGACTATCACATTCAGAGCACCGTCACAGTCGTCCTTCAGGACGCTGAAAGCAATTACTATGCGGATCCCAAACCATTTTACGAA GACGAGAGGTGTTCGTTCGGAATTCAGATGTGGAATTATACGTTGAAGGCACTGAGGCATGATCTGTGGACGACGCTTCCACCTGCGTTAGCCAAGCCGTTATTTCGTCAAATTTTCGTCAGCGGATTATCCGTGCTTTCGGCGCGATACGATTCAGTCGATGTGTCTGAATCAAGAAGGGATCAGTTTAG GTCTGACATTATTGCTTTGGTGTCTATTGTCGGTAGCTTTGTGTGGTCTGTTGCAAATTCGCCGTCAGATTTTAttcaggaggaggaggaggaggagaacgtCAGAGAAAGTTCTACTAACTCTCTACTAGAAATCAACAGTCACTGCAACAAGCTTCTGGACATTTGGAAAACGACTGGAAAAGATCCGCAGGAAATAGTCACTTCAAAAGAGTCAATTTCAGGGAACGTTTCAGCAGCATGGCTATCACAAATAGAACCGTCGATATTCGAAAG AACTGGTCCCAAGCACCTTTTTGTGGTACTCAAGTGGCTTGCTGAGCAGCCACTGCCTGATTGGACTGTACTCCTTGAG gctCTTGTGAAAGACGACTGTTTTCTCGCTGCTCTTCTCTTGGCTCAAAATTCTTCATGGCAATTGCACAAGTGTCTCTTCACCGTTTTGAGTAAGGCGCCTCTTCCCTCTGACAGTCTGGCAAAGGCGTTTGCAAAAGTAGCTGAAAG AGAGGGTTTTTtggatgacgaagagaacCCTAAGCAGGACGTG TGCAGTACTACTTTGTTTAGGCTACTGAACATCCATATAAAGCCTCTTTTGGAAAG GTTGTTGGTTTCTATTATTGACTGCTGCTGCAGTCTTGCAAGTCGTCAAGAACGGAAGGAAATTGCCCTTCCTGCCGTCTTTCGGCGATTTGTTAAGGAAACCGAAATTCCCTGTGAGAACAGCCCAG CAGAACTTCGCGACTTCATATCCTCTACTATAGAGGAATTTCCATTACGCCTCCTGAGCCTTCCGCGCTCCGTTCTTCTTTTACTGCACAGCCTTGATCGTTCTGGAGTAGGCACCAACACTGCCAGA ATTATTGGCTACATTTGTAGAGATATTCTGACGTCTATCATGTCAAGTTCCTTTGTCGTACACATATCGAATGCTCATTCGTTGGTTGCGAGAAGCCAAGACTTGATTGTGGAGCTTCTATGTTCAACAG AGTTGAGCAGAAAACTGACGCTTGCATTGGCAAG GACTTCATCTGGCGCTGCAAGCACCCTGTGCTCTCCTATAGAAG GGAGTGAGGGTCTGCGTTATCTTTATACAGTTGTCAAAGTCAATTTG GAGTGGCTGGCCAATAATTGGAAAATAGGCTCTATGCCGTACCTATCGCCGTTTGCTCAAAAATCATCAGTGGTAGTAGTCAAGTTGGTTTTGCCTAATGACTCGGACCACCTCGCGAAAGAAATTTTCATTCCAGCACTCGCATACAATCAGATTGGTATGCGTCGCTTCGATCACGGCGGCATCAAGCGAGCAAATGCTTTTTAG